The Bacteroidota bacterium genome contains a region encoding:
- a CDS encoding T9SS type A sorting domain-containing protein — translation ASVKELLALKRIYDHDFTGLKSYLDSVPTLQQDTETMNLTAHVSNWCNIENEDYITAINWFESQIENPPSFEDSIFAIIDLSYTYTLMESGGSRSSSYVGRYPEYKFATRKAYEKNREYLIDLLFKISGNQSDDQFPINNDTTVFSLIQNFPNPFRDQTDIIFSIPTAARVSIKVYNVLGALVEVPYDEFVESGEHRFTLSTKNLSEGIYYYSLEVNNEKKDVKKMILLR, via the coding sequence GGCTTCGGTGAAAGAGCTGCTTGCACTGAAACGTATTTATGACCACGATTTTACCGGGCTGAAAAGTTATCTGGATTCGGTTCCAACCTTACAGCAGGACACCGAAACGATGAACCTGACAGCACATGTTTCAAACTGGTGTAACATTGAAAATGAAGACTACATTACGGCTATCAACTGGTTTGAATCACAGATTGAAAATCCGCCCAGCTTCGAGGATTCGATATTTGCCATCATCGATTTAAGCTACACATACACATTGATGGAAAGCGGAGGCAGCCGTTCATCGTCCTATGTGGGGCGGTATCCGGAATATAAATTCGCAACGCGTAAGGCTTACGAAAAGAACAGGGAATATCTGATCGACCTGTTATTTAAAATATCAGGGAACCAGTCAGATGACCAATTCCCAATTAATAATGATACCACGGTTTTCAGCTTAATCCAGAATTTCCCAAATCCCTTCAGGGATCAAACCGATATTATATTTTCTATTCCCACGGCTGCAAGAGTTTCGATAAAAGTCTACAACGTTCTCGGCGCACTTGTGGAAGTACCCTATGATGAATTTGTCGAATCAGGCGAACACCGGTTTACCTTGTCAACGAAAAACCTCTCTGAAGGGATTTATTACTATTCTCTCGAAGTAAATAATGAGAAGAAAGATGTGAAGAAGATGATTTTGCTGAGGTAA
- a CDS encoding MBL fold metallo-hydrolase — protein MKLYSLQTGNLKLDGGTMFGVIPKVMWSKVYPADENNLCNFAMRCLLVDTGERKILIENGIGNKQSEKFFSNFHLNGMEPIETSLAGIGLSSDDITDVLLTHLHFDHCGGSIVYNTDRTRLVPAFKNAVYRIGERQWNWAINPNNREKGSYLKENFLPVKASRQLEFITKEGFLLPGIDVRILNGHTEGQVIPYIHYNGKTVVFVSDLLPCTAYIPLPWVMAYDIMPLLSVQEKEAFLKEALENEYILFFYHDIYHECCNLKMTDKGIREKETFSINEV, from the coding sequence ATGAAATTATACTCCCTGCAAACAGGCAACCTGAAACTTGATGGCGGCACCATGTTTGGCGTCATCCCAAAGGTGATGTGGTCGAAAGTGTACCCCGCCGATGAAAATAACCTGTGCAATTTCGCTATGCGATGCCTGCTGGTCGATACAGGTGAACGGAAAATACTCATCGAAAACGGCATTGGGAATAAACAAAGTGAGAAATTCTTTAGTAACTTCCACCTCAATGGTATGGAACCTATCGAAACATCCCTTGCAGGTATCGGCTTATCTTCAGATGATATTACCGACGTGCTGCTCACCCACCTGCACTTTGACCATTGCGGGGGCAGCATTGTTTATAATACCGACCGCACCAGGCTGGTTCCGGCGTTTAAAAATGCCGTCTACCGCATCGGCGAAAGACAATGGAATTGGGCTATCAATCCCAATAACAGGGAAAAAGGATCGTACCTGAAAGAAAATTTTCTTCCTGTTAAAGCAAGCAGACAACTTGAATTCATCACCAAGGAGGGATTTTTATTGCCCGGCATTGATGTGCGCATTTTAAATGGCCACACCGAGGGACAGGTCATACCTTATATCCATTATAATGGTAAAACTGTGGTGTTTGTCTCCGACTTGTTGCCCTGTACAGCCTATATTCCGCTGCCCTGGGTGATGGCGTATGATATCATGCCACTATTATCAGTCCAGGAAAAAGAGGCCTTCCTGAAAGAAGCGCTGGAAAACGAGTATATCCTTTTCTTTTATCATGATATTTATCACGAGTGCTGTAATCTGAAGATGACGGATAAAGGAATACGCGAGAAGGAGACATTTAGTATAAATGAAGTATGA